In Pan troglodytes isolate AG18354 chromosome 21, NHGRI_mPanTro3-v2.0_pri, whole genome shotgun sequence, one genomic interval encodes:
- the PI3 gene encoding elafin precursor — MRASSFLIVVVFLIAGTLVLEAAVTGVPVKGQDTVKGRVPFNGQDPVKGQVSVKGQDKVKAQEPVKGPVSTKPGSCPIILIRCAMLNPPNRCLKDTDCPGIKKCCEGSCGMACFVPQ, encoded by the exons ATGAGGGCCAGCAGCTTCTTGATCGTGGTGGTGTTCCTCATCGCTGGGACGCTGGTTCTAGAGGCAGCTGTCACGGGAG TTCCTGTTAAAGGTCAAGACACTGTCAAAGGCCGTGTTCCATTCAATGGACAAGATCCCGTTAAAGGACAAGTTTCAGTTAAAGGTCAAGATAAAGTCAAAGCGCAAGAGCCAGTCAAAGGTCCAGTCTCCACTAAGCCTGGCTCCTGCCCCATTATCTTGATCCGGTGCGCCATGTTGAATCCCCCTAACCGCTGCTTGAAAGATACTGACTGCCCAGGAATCAAGAAGTGCTGTGAAGGCTCTTGCGGGATGGCCTGTTTCGTTCCCCAGTGA